One region of Salvelinus namaycush isolate Seneca chromosome 3, SaNama_1.0, whole genome shotgun sequence genomic DNA includes:
- the LOC120039552 gene encoding tripartite motif-containing protein 35-like: MSSSVCLPEEDLSCPVCCEIFRDPVLLPCSHSFCKTCLQCYWNTSALRQCPVCRRRASKRTPPSNLALKNLCEALQQGRIQSSAEGNSVLCSLHGERLRFFCLVDKQPVCVVCQASKIHKNHDCVPTEKAAQDCKNQALETERQIKDLFVELHQFLYDEEAARLAALKEEEEEKIGLMNSTVTKAAAGMLYLKETITVITQEITDAEDMTLLRNFKATIERAQCTGQGPERISGALIDVAKHLCNLKYRVWKKMLLHVENTPVTLDPNTAHPCLFLVT, encoded by the exons ATGTCATCCAGTGTCTGTCTCCCAGAGGAGGATCTCTCCTGTCCTGTGTGCtgtgagatcttcagggaccctGTCCTCCTACCATGTAGCCACAGCTTTTGTAAGACCTGCCTACAATGCTACTGGAACACCTCAGCCCTCAGACAGTGCCCTGTCTGCAGGAGAAGAGCTTCCAAGCGCACCCCTCCCTCCAACCTGGCTCTGAAGAACCTCTGTGAAGCTTTGCAACAGGGCAGGATTCAGAGCTCAGCGGAGGGGAACAGTGTGCTTTGTAGTCTACATGGAGAGAGACTCAGATTCTTCTGTCTGGTGGACAAGCAGCCTGTCTGTGTAGTGTGCCAAGCCTCGAAAATACACAAGAACCATGACTGCGTACCCACAGAGAAGGCAGCACAGGATTGCAAG AATCAggccctggagacagagaggcagataAAGGATCTGTTTGTGGAACTCCACCAGTTCCTGTATGATGAAGAGGCAGCGAGGCTAGCTGCtctgaaggaggaggaagaggagaagatagGGCTGATGAACAGTACGGTGACAAAGGCTGCAGCAGGGATGCTATACCTCAAAGAGACTATAACAGTCATAACACAGGAGATAACAGATGCTGAAGACATGACATTGCTCCGG AATTTTAAAGCCACTATAGAGAG AGCCCAGTGCACAGGGCAGGGTCCAGAGAGGATTTCAGGGGCGCTGATTGATGTGGCCAAGCACCTCTGTAACCTCAAGTACAGAGTCTGGAAGAAAATGCTTCTGCATGTTGAAAACA CTCCTGTGACCTTGGACCCAAACACAGCCCACCCCTGCCTCTTCCTGGTCACATGA